A single window of Rhodamnia argentea isolate NSW1041297 chromosome 5, ASM2092103v1, whole genome shotgun sequence DNA harbors:
- the LOC115740019 gene encoding protein indeterminate-domain 5, chloroplastic-like, with protein MAASSSSVAPFYRIQEGVDQLIQLEQQHRHAPSAPLASSAAASAPPAPASAPQKKKRNQPGNPYPDAEVIALSPKSLMATNRFVCEVCKKGFQREQNLQLHRRGHNLPWKLKQKSANKEAVRRKVYLCPEPTCVHHDPSRALGDLTGIKKHYSRKHGEKKWKCDKCSKRYAVQSDWKAHSKTCGTREYRCDCGTLFSRRDSFITHRAFCDALAQENARQPPTLSSIGSNHPIYGSTNMGLGLSQANRQMPSMMQGQGINQSSNNDISPVGHARTGQLLDHLLAPSIGTASSAFNQPLPSMGSPSPNTFLFQDQSNQSYNSQEQASPHQGFLQNKPFHGLMMQQLIPDHVKSNNNDPSPSSSNIFNLGMLSSSSSNSNNNNNNSTSSLLNSGLLVPDHHRFKSEIGSITGDHHQISSSGLPSLYSTSLLQTGNHHDFSPPHMSATALLQKAAQMGSTTSRTNTNNNASFLKTFANYSSSGGTKSDRSPLGPASFTGIFGSDNNLQELVDSAFGGAQDHHHHHHQEPARDAYDRIYTDNNANKSGSEQSTTMTTHMGQHGLTRDFLGVGEIVRRASNNGHNSSSNNGGFMDDKQRRQNQEKYGLMISGDKVISSSLDSAPTSQTFGDFR; from the exons aTGGCGGCATCTTCATCTTCGGTGGCGCCGTTTTATCGGATTCAAGAAGGAGTGGATCAGTTGATTCAGCTGGAGCAGCAGCACCGCCACGCCCCATCGGCTCCATTGGCTTCGTCGGCAGCGGCGTCTGCGCCTCCAGCTCCAGCTTCAGCTCCCCAGAAGAAGAAGCGAAACCAACCCGGAAATCCAT ATCCGGACGCGGAGGTGATAGCGCTGTCGCCCAAGAGCCTGATGGCGACGAACCGGTTCGTGTGCGAGGTGTGCAAGAAAGGGTTCCAGAGGGAGCAGAACCTGCAGCTGCACCGGAGGGGCCACAACCtgccgtggaagctcaagcagAAGAGCGCCAACAAGGAGGCGGTGCGGCGTAAGGTCTACCTGTGCCCTGAGCCCACCTGCGTGCACCACGACCCGTCCCGCGCCCTCGGCGACCTCACGGGGATAAAGAAGCACTACTCCCGCAAGCACGGCGAGAAGAAGTGGAAGTGCGACAAGTGCTCGAAGCGGTACGCGGTGCAGTCGGACTGGAAGGCGCACTCCAAGACCTGCGGCACTAGGGAGTACAGGTGTGACTGCGGCACTCTTTTCTCAAG GCGCGACAGTTTCATCACTCACCGTGCCTTTTGCGACGCGCTTGCTCAAGAGAATGCTAGACAGCCTCCCACCTTGAGCAGCATCGGCAGCAACCACCCCATCTATGGAAGCACCAACATGGGCTTGGGCTTGTCGCAAGCGAATCGCCAAATGCCCTCGATGATGCAAGGCCAGGGAATAAACCAATCCAGCAACAACGACATCTCGCCGGTTGGCCATGCCCGGACCGGACAGTTATTGGATCACCTCCTCGCTCCGTCCATCGGAACTGCTTCTTCGGCATTTAATCAACCACTTCCCTCAATGGGCTCTCCGTCCCCTAATACTTTCTTGTTCCAAGATCAGTCAAATCAAAGCTACAATTCTCAGGAGCAAGCATCACCTCACCAAGGATTTCTCCAGAACAAGCCCTTCCATGGGCTGATGATGCAGCAACTGATCCCTGATCATGTCAAGAGCAACAACAATGACCCATCACCGTCATCATCAAATATCTTCAATCTTGGAATGCTTTCCAGTAGCAGCTCGaatagcaacaacaacaacaacaacagcaccAGTAGCTTACTCAATTCTGGGCTTTTGGTCCCAGATCACCACCGGTTCAAGAGCGAGATCGGAAGCATAACCGGTGATCATCATCAGATCAGCTCATCAGGATTGCCTTCTCTCTACAGCACTTCACTACTGCAAACCGGCAACCACCATGATTTCTCACCGCCTCACATGTCTGCAACTGCTCTCCTTCAAAAGGCGGCTCAAATGGGCTCAACAACCTCAAGAACGAACACCAACAACAATGCCTCCTTCCTAAAAACCTTCGCCAACTACTCTTCCTCAGGCGGCACCAAATCCGACCGGTCACCACTCGGCCCGGCTAGCTTCACGGGCATTTTCGGCAGTGACAACAACCTCCAGGAGCTAGTGGACTCCGCCTTCGGAGGCGCgcaagatcatcatcatcatcatcatcaagaacCAGCCAGGGACGCTTACGACAGGATCTACACCGACAACAACGCAAACAAGTCCGGGTCGGAGCAGTCGACGACGATGACGACCCACATGGGCCAGCACGGGTTGACGAGGGACTTCCTCGGGGTCGGAGAGATAGTGAGACGCGCGAGCAATAACGGccacaacagcagcagcaacaatgGTGGGTTCATGGACGACAAGCAACGACGACAGAACCAAGAAAAGTATGGCCTGATGATCAGCGGCGACAAAGTGATCAGCTCCTCCTTGGATTCAGCGCCGACAAGCCAAACCTTCGGAGATTTCCGTTGA